In the Luteitalea sp. genome, one interval contains:
- a CDS encoding DUF4159 domain-containing protein, producing MWHRVERSGPWLLTLAAALWLFATGGSVRLADAQEPSSLTTDLEVPDARFAGLRWRFTRLRYNSHHMDTAMYRARYWSDPWSVDGPASEQNLSRRIRTVTAIQVDEPTVLTLEDPELWNNPWVYIVEPGTLRLQESEVPILREFLLRGGTAVLDDFHGPMEWENVERELKRVFPDRPIVELPPEHPVFHCFYDLDEYPQVPGIGSFMRGRMWEKGGIEPKLRAVVDDYERAMVLINWNTDMGDGWEWSNAEEWPGYLVHTANAYRMMINEVIYSLTH from the coding sequence ATGTGGCATCGGGTCGAGAGGTCTGGGCCCTGGTTGCTGACACTTGCAGCGGCGCTATGGCTGTTCGCAACGGGCGGCTCGGTGCGGCTGGCGGATGCGCAAGAGCCCAGCTCCCTCACGACCGACCTGGAAGTGCCGGACGCGCGTTTTGCTGGGTTGCGGTGGCGCTTCACGCGCCTTCGTTACAACTCGCACCACATGGACACTGCGATGTACCGCGCTCGCTACTGGAGCGATCCCTGGTCCGTCGATGGTCCCGCCTCCGAACAGAACCTCTCGCGGCGCATTCGTACGGTGACGGCAATCCAGGTGGATGAGCCCACGGTTCTCACGTTGGAGGACCCGGAGCTTTGGAACAATCCCTGGGTCTACATCGTCGAGCCCGGGACGCTCAGGCTGCAGGAGAGCGAGGTGCCGATCCTCCGTGAGTTCCTCCTGCGCGGCGGCACGGCCGTGCTCGACGACTTCCACGGGCCCATGGAGTGGGAGAACGTCGAGAGAGAGCTGAAGCGCGTGTTTCCGGACCGGCCCATCGTGGAGCTGCCGCCGGAGCATCCCGTGTTTCATTGCTTTTACGACTTGGACGAGTATCCCCAGGTGCCCGGCATCGGCTCCTTCATGCGAGGGCGGATGTGGGAGAAGGGCGGCATCGAGCCGAAGCTCCGCGCCGTCGTCGACGACTACGAGCGTGCGATGGTGCTGATCAACTGGAATACGGACATGGGCGATGGGTGGGAGTGGTCGAATGCCGAGGAGTGGCCCGGCTACCTCGTCCACACCGCGAACGCCTACAGGATGATGATTAACGAAGTGATCTACTCGCTGACGCATTGA
- the menC gene encoding o-succinylbenzoate synthase, translating into MTIDRVELRMLRLELVRPFETSFGSTASRLVPLVLLHADGLTGWGEIVALEEPLFNYETVRTACLVVEEHFAPALLGTPLRTLDDFGTALRRFRGHPMARAGLELAWVDLIARASGQSVAQLLGGVRPRVDVGVSLGIEATVDLLADLVAQHLAQGYRRIKVKIKPGWDLDIVATLRARFPDILLSVDANAAYTLADADHLAALDGHGLLMIEQPLSHDDLVDHAALQRRVNTALCLDESVTNQRMAQHALELGSCRIINIKVSRVGGYREALAIHDLCVARGVPVWCGGMLETGIGRAHNLALASLQGFTLPGDISASRRYYARDVLAQPIEVAPDGTVDVPAGLGIGVEIDTDYIESQMVDRLEVGRQRRVRG; encoded by the coding sequence CTGACGATCGATCGGGTCGAGCTTCGCATGCTCCGGCTGGAGCTCGTTCGTCCGTTCGAGACCAGCTTTGGATCAACCGCGTCCCGGCTGGTCCCCCTCGTCTTGCTTCACGCCGACGGCCTCACAGGTTGGGGCGAGATTGTCGCCTTGGAAGAGCCACTCTTCAACTACGAGACGGTTCGCACAGCCTGTTTGGTGGTCGAAGAGCACTTCGCACCCGCGTTGCTCGGTACCCCGCTCCGGACGCTCGACGACTTCGGCACTGCGCTGCGCCGCTTTCGAGGTCACCCGATGGCACGTGCAGGGCTGGAGCTGGCGTGGGTCGACCTCATTGCACGGGCAAGCGGCCAGTCAGTGGCACAGCTGCTTGGCGGGGTTCGCCCGCGTGTGGACGTGGGCGTGAGCCTTGGTATCGAGGCGACCGTCGACTTGCTGGCGGACCTGGTCGCGCAGCATCTCGCACAAGGCTATCGGCGCATCAAGGTGAAGATCAAGCCAGGATGGGACCTCGACATCGTGGCCACGCTCCGCGCTCGGTTCCCGGACATCCTCCTCTCGGTCGATGCGAATGCCGCGTACACGCTCGCGGATGCCGATCACCTGGCGGCGCTCGACGGGCACGGCCTACTCATGATCGAGCAGCCGCTGTCGCACGATGACCTGGTCGATCACGCGGCTCTCCAGCGCCGGGTGAACACTGCGCTCTGCCTCGACGAGAGCGTCACGAATCAACGGATGGCGCAGCACGCGCTGGAGCTCGGAAGCTGTCGCATCATCAACATCAAAGTGAGTCGCGTGGGCGGTTACCGCGAGGCGCTCGCAATCCACGACCTGTGTGTCGCACGAGGCGTGCCGGTCTGGTGCGGCGGCATGCTGGAAACCGGCATCGGACGCGCGCACAACCTTGCGCTCGCCAGCTTGCAGGGGTTTACGCTGCCGGGCGACATCTCGGCCAGCCGCCGCTACTATGCCCGCGACGTGTTGGCGCAGCCCATCGAGGTCGCGCCGGACGGGACCGTCGATGTGCCTGCCGGTCTCGGCATCGGCGTGGAAATCGACACCGACTACATCGAGTCGCAAATGGTCGACCGTCTAGAAGTCGGGCGGCAGAGGCGCGTGCGGGGGTGA
- a CDS encoding tetratricopeptide repeat protein, which produces MFSEKVRSETTPAAATASSITFVLCACLGLAALLSSSAAAHARTIQPAPAQPTPASTSPTSAAPGDEPRQQAAPESKEPAQSAPSKRTPVEVHPAERALLEGRLDEALSLVADRGPDDALGLVVRGRVAKARGRLDEAEQLFTRGAKRTPEGDAALELGLLLLARGRRADAEVVLDRLVVAVLEGGRDGLALARAGRARMALGEPRQANALFRAAAQVVPDHPAVHTDWGELFLETHNTAEAVGSFQTALKLDPRWSPAILGLARAHADENPSAAREAAAKALAIHPWLVDAHLLLATLAIDEDDLEGGRDALRRARVQDSTNVEAAALAAAIQFIEDRTKEGEADLARALAVNPQNGDVPRMVGERLARQYRFDEAVAFLRRAVELDPENARAHGALGLHLMRTGDEDAARAVLERAFELDPYDVVTYNLLGLLDTLAGFQTVREGELLVRMDPRDLSVLRGYLVPLAEEALSTLSARYGFTPQGPILIEVFPRHDDFAVRTLGLPGLIGGLGACFGRVVTMDSPRARPAGTFNWAATLWHELAHVITLQLSRQRIPRWLSEGVSVFEESRARPASGGPLRRGSPEREAQQGQTAWGGEAQLEFAEALSKGELQPIKELRAGFSNPKTITRTYFQASLVVARIVEKYGDKGLQAFIRAFGDGLDEETASQRAFGVGLDELQRDFDAYVQRRYAAVLPALRSPEAKLPMNGSPQGLAAFANRYAGHYFVQMAIARRLIKNDRPNEAGPLLERAARLVPFAGGEDGPQALLANLAAKAGRKDAALKHLDEHLVRDHTSIEPVRQLLQIAQEQGDEARLDRAASRLIEIAPFDPELHSTLGRLALGRGDFQTAVRELQTAIDAGPSDVAAAHTELAEAYWQAGRPAETKKHVIAALEVAPRFERAQELLLAVVDGEAPKKEVRE; this is translated from the coding sequence ATGTTCTCCGAAAAAGTGAGATCGGAAACCACGCCGGCAGCGGCGACCGCGTCGAGCATCACGTTTGTTCTGTGTGCATGTCTCGGCCTTGCGGCCCTGCTTAGTTCTAGCGCGGCCGCTCACGCGCGCACCATACAACCTGCCCCCGCACAGCCCACACCTGCGTCTACGTCGCCCACCAGCGCCGCACCTGGAGACGAGCCTCGACAACAGGCAGCACCCGAGAGCAAAGAGCCTGCACAGTCCGCGCCTTCCAAGCGCACCCCTGTCGAGGTACATCCAGCCGAGCGCGCGCTACTCGAAGGGCGGTTGGACGAGGCGCTGTCGCTGGTGGCCGACCGGGGGCCCGACGATGCCCTCGGTCTCGTCGTCCGCGGGCGCGTCGCCAAAGCCCGAGGCCGCTTGGATGAAGCGGAGCAGTTGTTCACCAGGGGTGCGAAACGTACGCCGGAGGGGGACGCCGCGCTTGAGCTCGGCCTGCTCCTCCTCGCACGTGGCCGGCGCGCCGATGCGGAGGTGGTGCTCGATCGCTTGGTTGTCGCCGTCCTCGAGGGTGGCCGCGACGGTCTTGCGCTCGCGCGCGCCGGACGCGCCCGAATGGCGCTGGGTGAGCCACGGCAGGCCAACGCGTTGTTTCGGGCGGCGGCGCAAGTAGTCCCTGATCATCCTGCGGTTCATACAGACTGGGGCGAGCTCTTTCTCGAGACGCATAACACGGCCGAGGCCGTCGGCTCGTTCCAGACTGCGCTGAAGCTCGATCCGCGCTGGAGCCCAGCCATCCTCGGCCTGGCTCGTGCGCACGCCGACGAGAATCCGTCTGCCGCACGAGAGGCCGCAGCGAAAGCGCTCGCCATCCATCCGTGGCTCGTAGATGCCCATCTGCTGCTCGCGACGCTCGCGATTGACGAGGACGATCTGGAGGGTGGACGCGACGCGCTCCGGCGCGCGCGCGTACAGGATTCGACCAACGTCGAAGCGGCGGCGCTCGCAGCGGCCATTCAGTTCATCGAGGATCGAACGAAGGAGGGGGAGGCCGACCTTGCGCGCGCCCTGGCCGTCAACCCGCAGAACGGCGACGTTCCCCGCATGGTCGGCGAGCGCCTCGCGCGCCAGTACCGGTTCGATGAGGCGGTTGCGTTTCTACGGCGCGCCGTCGAGCTCGATCCCGAGAACGCACGGGCGCACGGGGCGCTCGGGCTCCACCTGATGCGGACGGGCGACGAAGACGCGGCGCGCGCTGTGCTCGAGCGCGCCTTCGAGCTCGATCCCTACGACGTCGTCACGTACAACCTGCTGGGACTGTTGGACACGTTGGCCGGCTTCCAGACGGTCCGCGAAGGCGAGCTCCTCGTGCGCATGGACCCCCGTGACCTGTCGGTCCTCCGTGGGTATCTGGTGCCGCTCGCGGAGGAGGCGCTGTCGACGCTCTCGGCACGGTACGGGTTTACGCCGCAAGGCCCAATTTTGATTGAGGTCTTCCCCAGACACGACGACTTTGCTGTTCGGACGCTGGGCTTGCCCGGGCTCATCGGTGGCCTGGGGGCCTGCTTCGGGCGGGTCGTGACCATGGACTCGCCTCGGGCGAGGCCGGCCGGGACGTTCAACTGGGCCGCCACGCTGTGGCATGAGCTCGCCCATGTCATTACGTTACAGCTCTCGCGGCAGCGGATTCCACGCTGGCTGAGTGAGGGCGTGTCCGTCTTCGAAGAGTCACGCGCGCGGCCCGCTTCTGGCGGGCCGCTTCGGCGAGGCTCGCCGGAGCGCGAAGCGCAGCAGGGGCAGACTGCTTGGGGTGGCGAGGCCCAGCTCGAGTTCGCGGAGGCGCTCTCGAAAGGAGAGCTCCAGCCGATCAAGGAGTTGCGCGCCGGGTTCTCGAACCCGAAGACCATTACGCGCACCTATTTCCAGGCATCGCTGGTGGTGGCCCGGATCGTCGAGAAGTATGGCGACAAAGGGCTTCAGGCGTTCATCCGCGCGTTTGGCGACGGGCTCGACGAGGAGACGGCCTCGCAGCGAGCCTTCGGGGTCGGCCTGGACGAGCTGCAGCGCGATTTTGACGCGTATGTACAGCGCCGATACGCCGCGGTGCTGCCCGCCCTGCGGTCGCCGGAGGCGAAGCTCCCCATGAACGGGAGTCCGCAAGGGCTTGCGGCCTTCGCAAATCGGTACGCCGGTCACTATTTTGTCCAGATGGCGATTGCCAGACGTCTGATCAAGAACGACCGTCCGAATGAGGCGGGGCCGTTGCTCGAGCGCGCCGCCCGCCTGGTTCCGTTTGCAGGCGGCGAGGACGGCCCTCAGGCGCTCTTGGCGAATCTCGCGGCGAAGGCAGGGCGAAAAGACGCGGCGCTGAAGCATCTCGACGAGCACCTGGTGCGGGACCACACGAGCATCGAGCCGGTACGGCAGTTGCTTCAGATCGCGCAAGAGCAGGGCGATGAGGCACGGCTCGATCGGGCGGCCAGCCGGCTCATCGAGATCGCTCCGTTCGATCCAGAGCTGCACTCGACCCTCGGTCGTCTCGCCCTCGGCCGAGGTGACTTCCAGACGGCGGTGCGCGAGCTGCAGACGGCAATTGACGCCGGTCCGTCGGACGTTGCCGCGGCGCATACGGAGCTGGCGGAGGCGTACTGGCAGGCGGGCCGCCCCGCCGAGACGAAGAAGCACGTCATTGCGGCGCTCGAGGTGGCGCCGCGATTCGAGCGGGCGCAGGAGCTGTTGCTCGCCGTGGTCGATGGTGAGGCGCCCAAGAAAGAGGTTAGGGAGTAG
- a CDS encoding isoprenylcysteine carboxylmethyltransferase family protein, translated as MAVRTRGADRLLAWGGAVSFLISLAFGVASYLGPFGRPIPLRAWPDEAEAIAINIGLFTLFAAHHSVMARGRAKAWIKSILPSHLERSTYVWIASLLFLMVCGLWRPVGGEVYRLESLAAVAAVALQAAGVLLTAAGVSILSWSELAGVRQALQATTHEVGEGHKTFSRGVYGFVRHPLYLGWMLMTLGTPHLTGTRLVFGVVSSAYLLAAIPWEERSLIAEHGEPYLRYRSQVRWRVVPGIY; from the coding sequence ATGGCCGTCCGCACCCGTGGAGCTGACAGGCTGCTCGCCTGGGGCGGTGCCGTCAGCTTTCTCATCTCCCTCGCATTTGGTGTCGCGTCATATCTAGGACCGTTTGGACGCCCGATCCCGCTGCGAGCCTGGCCCGACGAAGCGGAAGCCATCGCCATCAACATCGGGCTCTTCACGCTCTTTGCCGCGCATCACAGCGTCATGGCCCGTGGGCGTGCCAAGGCGTGGATCAAGTCTATCCTGCCGAGCCACCTCGAGCGCTCCACGTATGTCTGGATTGCCAGCCTGCTGTTCCTGATGGTGTGTGGATTGTGGCGGCCGGTCGGAGGCGAGGTGTACCGCCTCGAGAGCCTGGCGGCGGTGGCGGCCGTCGCGCTACAGGCAGCGGGTGTGCTGCTGACGGCCGCCGGCGTGTCGATTCTGAGCTGGTCTGAGCTGGCGGGCGTTCGTCAGGCCCTTCAGGCCACCACCCACGAGGTCGGCGAGGGGCACAAGACCTTCTCGCGCGGCGTCTATGGTTTCGTGCGACATCCCCTCTATCTCGGGTGGATGCTGATGACCCTCGGCACGCCTCATTTGACGGGAACCCGTCTCGTGTTTGGCGTAGTCAGCTCGGCATATCTTCTCGCTGCGATTCCTTGGGAAGAGCGCTCGCTCATTGCGGAGCACGGCGAGCCGTATCTGCGCTATCGCAGCCAGGTCCGGTGGCGGGTCGTTCCCGGGATTTACTGA
- the lon gene encoding endopeptidase La, with protein MSDTTTRSTDSTLPAELPALPLRNTVVLPLTIQPLAVDRPHSIEAVNRALTGDRMILLALQRGDAAQPGEEDLRRVGTVGVIRQMAKGQAGLQVLVEGLARVRVTGYMTGDNHLRASITPAPEPVDPSLELEAYMRRLRELTERALSLATGIPSDLRPLLESIEEPLRLCYVLASMLDMKAEDKQLLLEEDDLLVKVRAVTQSLSREVELLALKGKIESEAQQEMSDQQRQYYLRQQLKKIREELGETEGEEVQDLRQRVEEAKLPEHVASAVGREIDRLERMPPASPDYQMIRTYLDWVLEVPWSVTTEDRLDPVAAQQVLDEDHYDLAKVKERIVEYLAVRKLKGDLKGPILCFVGPPGVGKTSLGQSIARAMNRKFVRISLGGVRDEAEIRGHRRTYIGSMPGRIIQALKQAGSANPVFMLDEIDKLAAGFQGDPAAALLEVLDPAQNNTFRDHYLEVPFDLSRVLFITTANQLGPVHPALQDRMEVITLGGYTEGEKVHIARQYLIPRQVQEHGLAEGSVEITEPALRRIITGYTREAGVRNLERQIGTVARKIAARIAGVLPEQERSPEGTTARPNTTASPMSEAVGRIEARVANQTPSSAAPQATIVASSAEVRSTDAENTVSPSLPQHWTVDADDIPGYLGPPRIRSETAFRTSRPGVATGLAWTEAGGDVLFVEATLVPGGSGQLVLTGQLGDVMQESARAALSHVRASATGLGIPTDFLRKHDIHVHVPAGAIPKDGPSAGVTMATAIVSAATNISVRDDVAMTGEITLSGLVLPVGGIREKALAAKRHGIKTLIMPDHNRQDLDELPAEARDEMTFVPVGTLEEVLKVAMPAPARGQESGARSAPKASEGRNQVPRTKR; from the coding sequence ATGTCCGACACGACGACCCGGTCCACCGATTCAACGCTGCCAGCCGAGCTGCCAGCACTCCCGCTGCGCAACACGGTGGTGCTGCCGCTGACCATCCAGCCGCTCGCCGTCGACCGGCCGCACTCGATCGAAGCCGTGAATCGTGCGCTCACCGGTGACCGCATGATCCTGCTCGCCCTGCAGCGGGGCGATGCGGCGCAGCCCGGCGAAGAGGATTTGCGCCGCGTCGGCACGGTCGGCGTCATTCGCCAGATGGCCAAGGGCCAAGCTGGGCTGCAAGTCCTCGTGGAGGGGCTGGCGCGCGTGCGAGTGACCGGTTACATGACCGGAGACAACCACCTGCGCGCGAGCATCACACCCGCGCCTGAGCCGGTCGATCCGTCCCTCGAGCTCGAAGCATACATGCGGCGCCTCCGCGAGCTCACCGAGCGCGCGCTCTCGCTCGCGACGGGTATTCCGTCCGATCTGCGGCCTTTGCTCGAAAGCATCGAGGAGCCGCTACGCCTCTGCTACGTCCTGGCCTCGATGCTCGACATGAAAGCCGAGGACAAGCAGCTCCTCCTCGAGGAAGATGACCTGTTGGTCAAGGTCCGAGCCGTCACGCAGTCGCTCAGCCGCGAGGTCGAGCTGCTCGCGCTCAAGGGCAAGATCGAGTCCGAGGCGCAGCAAGAGATGTCGGATCAACAGCGGCAGTACTACCTGCGTCAGCAGTTGAAGAAGATTCGAGAGGAGCTGGGCGAAACCGAAGGCGAGGAGGTGCAGGACCTCCGCCAGCGCGTCGAGGAGGCGAAGCTGCCCGAGCATGTGGCGTCGGCGGTTGGCCGCGAGATCGATCGGCTCGAGCGTATGCCTCCCGCCTCGCCGGACTACCAGATGATCCGCACCTATCTCGACTGGGTGTTGGAAGTTCCATGGTCCGTGACCACTGAAGACCGCCTCGACCCCGTCGCGGCGCAACAGGTGTTGGACGAGGATCACTACGACTTGGCGAAAGTCAAAGAGCGCATCGTCGAATACTTGGCCGTTCGAAAGCTCAAGGGCGACCTCAAGGGACCCATTTTGTGCTTCGTAGGCCCTCCCGGCGTGGGCAAAACGTCGCTGGGCCAGTCGATTGCGCGTGCGATGAACCGCAAGTTCGTGCGCATCTCCCTCGGTGGCGTGCGTGACGAGGCGGAGATCCGAGGCCACCGCCGAACCTATATCGGTTCCATGCCGGGCCGCATCATCCAGGCGCTCAAGCAGGCGGGATCGGCGAATCCTGTGTTCATGCTGGACGAGATCGACAAGCTCGCCGCCGGATTCCAGGGTGACCCCGCTGCCGCGCTGCTCGAGGTGCTCGACCCCGCGCAGAACAACACATTTCGTGATCACTATCTCGAGGTCCCGTTCGACCTGTCGCGTGTGCTATTCATCACGACCGCCAATCAGCTCGGTCCCGTGCATCCGGCGCTGCAGGATCGTATGGAAGTGATCACGCTGGGTGGCTACACGGAAGGGGAAAAGGTCCACATTGCGCGGCAATACCTCATTCCGCGCCAAGTGCAGGAACATGGCCTCGCCGAGGGGAGCGTCGAAATCACCGAGCCGGCGCTCCGGCGGATCATCACGGGGTACACGCGGGAAGCCGGCGTACGCAATCTCGAGCGACAGATCGGAACCGTCGCGCGAAAGATTGCCGCGCGCATTGCCGGCGTGCTCCCTGAGCAGGAGCGATCGCCGGAGGGGACAACGGCCCGCCCCAACACGACAGCCTCGCCGATGTCGGAAGCGGTCGGTCGGATCGAAGCGCGCGTCGCAAACCAGACGCCCTCGAGTGCAGCGCCACAGGCGACCATCGTCGCCTCGTCTGCCGAAGTGCGAAGCACGGACGCGGAGAACACCGTATCGCCAAGCCTTCCGCAGCACTGGACCGTGGACGCCGACGACATCCCTGGCTATCTCGGCCCACCACGGATTCGGTCGGAGACGGCGTTCCGAACGTCCAGACCGGGCGTCGCCACCGGCCTGGCCTGGACGGAGGCCGGTGGCGACGTGTTGTTCGTCGAAGCGACCCTCGTGCCCGGCGGCAGCGGTCAGCTCGTGCTCACCGGGCAGCTCGGCGACGTGATGCAGGAATCCGCCCGGGCCGCGCTCAGCCATGTGCGCGCATCGGCTACCGGACTCGGGATTCCCACGGACTTTCTGCGCAAGCACGACATTCACGTGCACGTGCCGGCCGGCGCAATTCCCAAGGACGGCCCGTCGGCCGGCGTGACCATGGCCACGGCCATCGTGTCGGCCGCCACCAATATCTCCGTTCGCGACGACGTGGCGATGACCGGCGAGATCACGCTCTCTGGGCTGGTCCTCCCGGTTGGCGGCATTCGTGAAAAGGCTCTCGCCGCAAAGCGCCATGGGATCAAGACGCTCATCATGCCGGACCACAACCGACAGGACCTCGACGAGCTGCCGGCCGAGGCGCGCGACGAGATGACGTTCGTGCCGGTTGGCACGCTCGAGGAAGTGCTGAAGGTCGCTATGCCTGCCCCAGCAAGGGGTCAGGAATCCGGGGCGAGAAGCGCGCCGAAGGCGAGCGAAGGCCGGAATCAGGTCCCTCGCACGAAGAGATAG
- a CDS encoding beta-ketoacyl-ACP synthase II → MPPAAPRIAITGIGVVSPYGVGRERFWAQVVRGVSGTRRVEDFDPSLFACQVAAPLPALSVEDAPTVAARHDADNGHGATAERADARRYSRASLAGVIAAREAWADAGLCLGESEAGVLIGSGGGGIELGERQYREFFAGRGRRVTPYAIPVSIVGMLSSEISIALQLRGVSHVLSTGCTSSTDAVGYAMAQLRSGEAGVLLSGGVDACVTPGMMYGFSRMGVMATRYNDAPETASRPFDRGRDGFVLGEGAWMVVLECETRARARGAHIYACLDGYGSTCDAYHRVQMDPNGDEIVRAMQLALERAGRRPQEIGYVNFHGTSTPLNDTVEMRCVRRLFGRGAADVCGSSTKSMIGHPQGASGACGIVTAALALERGFLPPTINQFEPDPECDLDVIPNVGREASVEAALCNCLGFGSKNSAVVLGRAS, encoded by the coding sequence ATGCCTCCCGCCGCGCCGCGCATTGCGATCACCGGAATCGGCGTCGTCTCGCCGTATGGCGTCGGTCGCGAGCGGTTCTGGGCTCAGGTTGTCCGGGGCGTCAGCGGAACCCGCCGCGTCGAGGACTTCGACCCGTCCCTCTTTGCGTGCCAGGTGGCGGCGCCGCTCCCGGCGTTGTCGGTTGAGGATGCACCGACGGTGGCAGCGAGGCACGACGCCGACAATGGACACGGCGCCACAGCCGAGCGTGCGGACGCGCGGCGCTACTCGCGTGCGTCGCTGGCTGGCGTCATAGCGGCGCGCGAAGCCTGGGCGGATGCGGGCCTCTGCCTGGGCGAGTCGGAGGCCGGCGTGCTCATCGGCAGCGGTGGCGGTGGCATCGAGCTCGGCGAGCGACAGTACCGCGAGTTCTTCGCCGGACGCGGCCGCCGCGTCACCCCTTACGCGATTCCTGTTTCCATCGTGGGGATGCTTTCGAGCGAGATCTCGATTGCGTTGCAGCTCCGCGGTGTCAGCCATGTCCTGTCCACCGGCTGCACGAGCTCGACCGACGCCGTCGGCTATGCGATGGCGCAGCTGCGGAGCGGGGAGGCTGGCGTGTTGCTCTCCGGTGGCGTCGACGCCTGTGTCACCCCCGGCATGATGTACGGCTTTTCGCGGATGGGTGTGATGGCCACCCGATACAACGACGCGCCCGAGACCGCGTCGCGTCCGTTCGACCGGGGCCGAGATGGCTTCGTCCTGGGCGAGGGCGCCTGGATGGTCGTCCTCGAGTGCGAGACGCGCGCCCGTGCCCGCGGCGCCCATATCTACGCATGTCTCGACGGGTACGGCTCGACCTGCGACGCCTACCATCGCGTGCAGATGGATCCCAACGGTGACGAGATCGTGCGAGCCATGCAGCTCGCGCTCGAGCGCGCCGGCCGTCGGCCGCAGGAAATCGGCTACGTGAACTTTCACGGCACGTCGACACCGCTCAACGATACCGTCGAGATGCGATGTGTCCGTCGGCTCTTCGGGCGCGGCGCCGCCGACGTGTGCGGCTCCTCCACCAAGTCGATGATCGGCCATCCGCAGGGTGCCAGCGGCGCCTGTGGCATCGTGACGGCAGCGTTGGCACTCGAGCGGGGCTTCCTGCCGCCGACGATCAACCAATTCGAGCCGGATCCCGAGTGTGATCTCGACGTCATCCCCAACGTCGGCCGTGAAGCCTCCGTCGAAGCCGCCCTGTGCAACTGCCTCGGCTTTGGATCGAAGAACAGCGCTGTTGTCTTGGGACGGGCCTCCTGA
- a CDS encoding DUF1295 domain-containing protein: MLPLVTLLLVAVPMLIETRRSRTNERSLRAAGASEPRGDVYPVMQIVYPTIFVAMIVEGALRHVTWSGMAAAGLLLFVFAKALKYAAIATLGPRWTFRVLVPPGSVPTRRGIYRWLRHPNYIGVMAEIIAIALMMSALVAGLVSSVLFATILRRRIAIEERALGETGDKVAG; this comes from the coding sequence ATGCTTCCCCTCGTCACACTCCTGCTGGTAGCCGTTCCCATGTTGATCGAGACGCGCCGGTCGCGCACGAACGAGCGGTCCTTGCGCGCAGCCGGCGCGTCCGAGCCGCGAGGCGACGTGTATCCCGTGATGCAGATCGTGTATCCGACGATCTTCGTCGCCATGATTGTGGAGGGCGCGCTGCGGCACGTGACCTGGTCGGGCATGGCGGCCGCCGGACTCCTTCTCTTCGTCTTTGCGAAAGCCCTGAAGTATGCGGCGATCGCAACGCTCGGCCCGCGTTGGACGTTCCGCGTGCTCGTGCCTCCCGGCAGCGTGCCGACAAGACGAGGCATCTACCGTTGGCTGCGTCATCCGAACTATATCGGCGTCATGGCTGAGATCATTGCCATAGCGCTGATGATGTCGGCGCTCGTGGCGGGCCTGGTATCATCCGTGCTATTTGCCACGATCCTGCGGCGGCGAATTGCCATTGAGGAACGGGCGCTCGGTGAAACGGGGGACAAGGTGGCGGGGTGA
- a CDS encoding GNAT family N-acetyltransferase produces MSTIKCAGTPVVMNNTQDVTACHTAVEFRVLGSAEELSQVSALERAVWRYDDVDLIPVTMLVATIKCGALVLGAFDEDRMVGFAYSMPGRRLGRWIHWSHMLGVSPAHRGVGLGYRLKMEQRRLVSEGGFAEIHWTFDPLQVANAHLNLNKLGAVAAEFVENAYGESTSPLHRGTPTDRLIVHWPATREPVVPRPEDAGDLHDVPVVNPVYIEGGWPTCHDVADRPLGADRLLVCVPDDFSRMLLEAPERALRWRLATRPLFARILVAGYRGVQLVRWPDVRAGAYLFVRGT; encoded by the coding sequence ATGAGTACAATCAAGTGTGCGGGAACGCCAGTCGTTATGAACAATACCCAAGACGTGACAGCTTGCCACACGGCCGTCGAGTTTCGTGTGCTCGGCAGCGCCGAGGAGTTGTCCCAGGTCAGTGCGCTGGAGCGAGCGGTCTGGCGGTACGATGATGTCGATCTGATTCCCGTGACGATGCTCGTCGCGACGATCAAGTGCGGCGCGCTGGTGCTGGGAGCGTTCGACGAGGACCGCATGGTCGGGTTCGCGTACTCGATGCCGGGTCGTCGTCTTGGGCGCTGGATCCACTGGTCGCACATGCTGGGCGTATCGCCTGCGCATCGCGGCGTCGGTCTCGGTTATCGGCTCAAGATGGAGCAGCGTCGTCTCGTCTCCGAAGGTGGATTTGCCGAGATCCACTGGACTTTCGATCCGCTGCAAGTGGCGAACGCTCACCTCAATTTGAACAAGCTTGGCGCGGTTGCGGCCGAGTTCGTCGAGAATGCGTACGGCGAGTCTACGAGCCCGTTGCATCGCGGTACCCCAACCGACCGGCTCATCGTGCACTGGCCGGCAACCCGTGAGCCTGTGGTCCCACGCCCTGAGGATGCAGGAGACCTACACGACGTTCCGGTAGTGAACCCCGTGTACATCGAAGGAGGATGGCCGACGTGCCATGACGTGGCCGATCGACCCCTTGGAGCCGATCGCCTGTTGGTGTGCGTGCCGGACGACTTCTCGCGCATGCTGTTGGAGGCTCCGGAGCGCGCGCTCCGGTGGCGTCTGGCGACGCGTCCTCTGTTCGCGCGGATCCTCGTTGCCGGCTATCGCGGCGTCCAGTTGGTACGATGGCCCGACGTACGAGCCGGTGCCTATCTCTTCGTGCGAGGGACCTGA